CAATCGCCTGGTGATCGAGAAGCCTGAGCAGATCAAGCAACGTTTGAAGGCGCGCTTTGCCCAGGTGCCGGCGGACCGCAGGCTTTTGGATGAACTCATCTCCGAACGACGCGAGGAGAGCCGGCGGGAGGGTGAGGGGTGACGGTGGTGCTGGATGCCTCGGCCCTGTTGGCGTATCTGCTGCAGGAACCGGGCGCCGAGGTTGTTGATGGGCTGTTGAGCGATGCGCGAATGACCAGCGTGAACTGGGCTGAGGTGGTGCAGAAGGCGCTCTCCGCCGGAGTGGACGTGCAGGGAATGCGAGAGGAGCTGCAGGCCCTGGGGATGCAAGTGGAGCCCTTTCTGGCTACGGATGGTGAGCGAGCAGGCCAGTTGTGGCCCCTCACCCGGCAGCGGGGCCTGTCGCTGGGTGATCGCGCCTGCCTCAGCCTTGGGCTGCGGCTGGGCCTGAAGGTGGTGACCTGTGATCGGGCCTGGGCAGAGATGCCACTGGAGCTGGAGATTCAGGTTCTGCGTTGAGCTCCAGCTTGTGACTCCCTCGAGGTCCATGTCCTTGTCAACGCCATCCAGGTCTTCTTGACTTACTAGCTCAATCAGCGAGCGCCCCTCTATGCGCGTGCTGCGTGGGGTTCACTCTGGTCAAGCTTCGAGGGGGCCTAGGCCAGGTCAGGGTCGCGTCCCCTGCATAGAAAACCCAACTGTGATTGGCCTTAGCGTGGGGAAAAGAATCCTTCCCATGTCGCTGCTTCGCCTCACCCCGATAGCTGCCGGCCTGAACATCTACATGCTGGAACAGGTGGAACACCACCTGGCAGGACGCCTTGCCCTGCCCTTCAGCACGCCGGGTCGCTTTTCCTTTGATGCAGGCACAGGGATCGAGCTTGTCTCCGGACTGGATCAAGGCGGTGCTGCCCCTGAATCGGTTTAACCCGGTGGCTATGACGCCCTCACTCCGGCGGTTATCGCAGTAAAGGCACTCCGCCAGGCCGATTGAGCGGCAAGAGAAGGGCTGCAGCCCATGGATCCCCAGCCCACACCCGCGACAGCGCCCAAGCCAGTCACATTGCGTTACAGTTCACGTAACAAAATTCAACACACATGACTGAGTCCACGCCCAGCTTCGGTTTCGTCGCCTTTGCTGAAACCTGGAATGGCCGCCTGGCCATGCTTGGCTTCGTGATTGGCCTGGGTACCGAGCTGCTCACCGGCCAGAGCATCCTTGGCCAACTCGGTCTCGGTTGATCGCCATGGGCACCGACTACACAGCCGCCATCACTGCCGTCGTCGCACTCGTGTTGGTACTGACTGGTTTAACCACCTACCTGTTCAGCCGCCCCAGCGACCTTGCCCCGAGGACTCGATGATCGCCACTTTCACAGTGCTTCTCTTTGGCGCCTGGCTGATTAGTGCCTTAGTGCTGCAGCCCAACATCGCCGATTAGTAGCAGCGCGCTTCCGCATCTTTTATTACCACCCAGGAGATCTCCATGACCAACACTCCCGCCAACGACCAACTGCTCAATAACAGCTCTGAACAGCTGACCCTCGTGGAGCAGCTCAGGAAAGTCGAACTGTTTAACGGCCGTGCAGCCATGCTTGGCATCGTGATCGGCATCGTGGTGGAGGGCCTAACTGGCTACGGCATCGCCCACCAGATCGGCCTCGGCGCCTTAGTGGATGGCTATGCCTCCTGCCGCACCCAGTTCCTGCCCTTCTGTTTCTGAGTTTTCTCTAAAAGCCTCGCCCAACCCCCTCAAGAAGGGCACAGCGGCTAACCAGGCAGGAGCCCGGGGCCAACGCTCCGGGCTTTGCTGTAGTCATGCTTCTCATTAGTAGTTTTGGCCCACCTAGGCCTGCTCCTGATGAGAGTGATACTGGATCTGTGTCGCCGCCTGTGAGAGGGTGCTCACTGAAGCCGGCATCAAGATCCAGCTGCATCCCAACGGCACGGCGATCGAAGGTGAGTGGGAGCCGGTGTTCGCCGCGATTGAGGCCTGCCACCAGGCGGTGCAGGCCATGGGCTGCCCCCGCGTCTACACCAACTTGAAAGTAACTACCCGCACGAACAAGGAGCAGACCCTGGAAGACAAGGCGGCCAGTGGTTCGCCAGGGACCGAGCCTTTGAAGACCTATTGCGGCAGCGCTTTCTCAGGCTGACCCGTAAGGCGATCGCCGGCGA
This genomic interval from Cyanobium sp. WAJ14-Wanaka contains the following:
- a CDS encoding type II toxin-antitoxin system VapC family toxin, yielding MTVVLDASALLAYLLQEPGAEVVDGLLSDARMTSVNWAEVVQKALSAGVDVQGMREELQALGMQVEPFLATDGERAGQLWPLTRQRGLSLGDRACLSLGLRLGLKVVTCDRAWAEMPLELEIQVLR
- a CDS encoding high light inducible protein, translated to MTESTPSFGFVAFAETWNGRLAMLGFVIGLGTELLTGQSILGQLGLG
- a CDS encoding chlorophyll a/b-binding protein; amino-acid sequence: MTNTPANDQLLNNSSEQLTLVEQLRKVELFNGRAAMLGIVIGIVVEGLTGYGIAHQIGLGALVDGYASCRTQFLPFCF
- a CDS encoding MTH1187 family thiamine-binding protein, which translates into the protein MCVAACERVLTEAGIKIQLHPNGTAIEGEWEPVFAAIEACHQAVQAMGCPRVYTNLKVTTRTNKEQTLEDKAASGSPGTEPLKTYCGSAFSG